From one Pristis pectinata isolate sPriPec2 chromosome 14, sPriPec2.1.pri, whole genome shotgun sequence genomic stretch:
- the tub gene encoding tubby protein homolog isoform X4, with protein MVCQERLVDVTMSEPGIDGPAAFQDDVQEVGSQVQILTVGQSSNEDEDTDTAASVQQATKQDLRATMQKKGISSSMNFDEEEDEEDEVSSSSSQVNCNTRPGSASSKKSNKEAASVSTPPADALVNVDDLEEFGVRPAPQGITIKCRITRDKKGMDRGMYPTYYLHLERDDGKKVFLLAGRKRKKSKTSNYLISIDPTDLSRGGESFIGKLRSNLMGTKFTVYDNGVNPEKGTSSLDACNLRQELAAICYETNVLGFKGPRKMSVIIPGMNMDHERVSIRPRNEHETLLARWQNKNTESVIELHNKTPVWNDDTQSYVLNFHGRVTQASVKNFQIIHDNDPDYIVMQFGRVAEDVFTMDYNYPMCALQAFAIALSSFDSKLACE; from the exons GAATCGATGGCCCAGCTGCCTTTCAGGATGATGTCCAGGAGGTGGGAAGTCAAGTTCAGATTCTCACTGTAGGTCAATCCAGCAATGAAGATGAGGACACAGACACAGCAGCGAGTGTGCAGCAGGCAACAAAGCAGGACCTCAGAGCAACGATGCAAAAGAAAG GCATTTCCAGTAGCATGAACTTTGATGAGGAAGAGGACGAAGAAGATGAAGTTAGCTCCAGCTCTTCCCAAGTGAATTGTAATACCAGGCCAGGCTCGGCTTCAAGTAAAAAATCCAATAAG GAAGCTGCCTCTGTCTCAACCCCTCCAGCTGATGCTCTAGTAAATGTTGATGACCTTGAGGAGTTTGGTGTGAGACCAGCTCCACAAGGAATCACCATTAAGTGCCGAATCACAAGGGATAAGAAGGGAATGGACCGTGGAATGTATCCTACCTACTACCTCCACCTGGAAAGGGATGATGGCAAGAAG GTGTTCTTATTGGCAGGAAGAAAGAGGAAGAAGAGCAAGACATCAAATTACCTCATCTCTATAGACCCCACTGACCTATCACGTGGCGGAGAGAGCTTTATTGGCAAGCTCAG ATCAAATCTCATGGGCACCAAGTTTACAGTGTATGATAATGGAGTGAATCCAGAAAAAGGAACTTCAAGCTTAGATGCATGCAATTTGCGTCAAGAGCTAGCTGCTATATGCTAC GAAACAAATGTTCTGGGTTTCAAGGGACCTCGGAAGATGAGTGTAATCATTCCAGGCATGAATATGGATCATGAAAGAGTTTCTATTAGGCCTCGCAAT GAGCATGAAACCTTGCTGGCACGTTGGCAGAACAAAAACACAGAAAGTGTAATTGAGCTACACAACAAAACCCCAGTATGGAATGATGACACACAATCCTATGTCCTTAATTTTCATGGTCGAGTTACACAGGCTTCTGTGAAGAATTTCCAAATTATTCATGATAATGACC cgGATTATATAGTGATGCAGTTCGGCCGAGTGGCAGAAGACGTCTTTACCATGGATTACAACTACCCAATGTGTGCACTGCAAGCATTTGCAATTGCTCTCTCAAGCTTCGATAGCAAGCTAGCTTGTGAATAA